Within Sphingobium aromaticiconvertens, the genomic segment AAAACGAAAGAGGGGTTGCCCCCTCTCTCGCCTGTCTCTTCATGGGCTGAAGGCGTTTAGCCTTCGACCACTGCCACCATGTGGGGGAGCTTCTTGATCATACCGCGGATCTCCGCGCTATCCTCAAGCTCCACGACCCGATGCATCTTGCCAAGGCCCAGGCCGATCAGAATCTTCTTCTGGGCCTCGGGGCGGCGGATCGGCGAACCGATCTGCTTGATCTTGATCTTTGCCATGTTCAGTTACTCCGCAATGGCTTCGGCGTCAGCCGCAGCAACCTCGGCCGAGGCACCACCGCGACGCAGAAGGTCAGCGACCTTCTTGCCACGGCGCTGCGCCACCGACTTGGGGCTGGTCTGCTCGCCCAGCGCCTCGAAGGTCGCCCGGATCATGTTATAGGGATTCGACGTGCCGTTGGACTTGGTCACAACGTCGGCGACGCCCAGGCTCTCGAACACTGCGCGCATTGGACCACCGGCGATGATGCCGGTACCCTGCGGAGCGGAACGAACGGTCACCTTGCCAGCGCCGAAATGGCCCAGGCCATCATGGTGCAGCGTGCGGCCTTCCTTCAGCGGAATGCGAACCATTGCCTTCTTGGCAGCGGCAGTC encodes:
- the rpmD gene encoding 50S ribosomal protein L30, which produces MAKIKIKQIGSPIRRPEAQKKILIGLGLGKMHRVVELEDSAEIRGMIKKLPHMVAVVEG
- the rpsE gene encoding 30S ribosomal protein S5; this encodes MADENTIEAGAPVEGAEATAPTEGRGPGRGGRGNRGGGDRNRGERGGRGRRDDRRGGSRDEDGGEELIEKLVHINRVSKTVKGGKRFGFAALVVVGDGKGRAGFGHGKAREVPEAISKATAAAKKAMVRIPLKEGRTLHHDGLGHFGAGKVTVRSAPQGTGIIAGGPMRAVFESLGVADVVTKSNGTSNPYNMIRATFEALGEQTSPKSVAQRRGKKVADLLRRGGASAEVAAADAEAIAE